A stretch of Alkalicella caledoniensis DNA encodes these proteins:
- a CDS encoding amylo-alpha-1,6-glucosidase, which translates to MYNFGRGYWKDIKQGNEREWVLGNGLGGYACHSIIGGGFRLQHGYLTAAVKAPTVRYHVFTRTQEQIILNGKKHDLTSQEYVNWNKNGQEYLSRFTFHHVPTYKYQVEDISVTKTIAMEYGHNTTTVCYEVENGMEAAQLNIVPLFNYRASGAASEKGDLNFQVVQRDDKLFLIPEKNPAVVIKFMTSEGIYFDRKEIPTTMAEPCFTMEGDHFYRFESVTGYTGLDNHFTPYEIQIKLEPFEKKKFYIICTTEEFPKKDGFKIVQEYKDRMKDLINKAGYKKNLANSLVEAADHFIVHRQSTGLKTILAGLPWFTDWGRDTMIALQGLTLATKRFHDAREILESFSRYVKNGLIPNLFPDGDAEPMYNTVDASMWYFHSVDQYLKYTGSTDDYEFIKEKIYPKLKEIIEAYKRGTDFSIGMDQDSLIFAGNGFDQVTWMDVRVGDWVVTPRHGKPVEINALWYNALRVMADLAHKFDDNSQEYLELSEKVKKSFNEKFWNEETQCLYDVVDGNDGSIRPNQIWAVSLPYTMLSGSKAKQVVDVVHKHLYSTYGLKSLSNNDPQYKGKYIGKLINRDGAYHMGTTWTFPLGGFISAYCKVNNYSKEAILKAKDMCEVFEDHLRDGCINGIAEIFDGDFSSVSRGCFSQAWSVSEILRAYTEDVLPNL; encoded by the coding sequence ATGTATAATTTCGGAAGAGGATATTGGAAAGATATAAAACAAGGAAATGAACGTGAATGGGTACTTGGAAATGGACTAGGAGGTTATGCCTGTCATTCAATAATTGGTGGGGGTTTTAGGCTACAACATGGATATCTAACTGCAGCAGTTAAGGCACCTACCGTTAGATATCATGTATTTACAAGGACCCAGGAACAAATTATTCTAAATGGCAAAAAACATGATTTGACTTCCCAAGAATATGTAAACTGGAATAAAAATGGGCAGGAATACCTATCTCGATTTACCTTCCATCATGTACCTACATACAAGTATCAAGTTGAAGATATATCAGTTACTAAAACAATTGCCATGGAATACGGTCACAACACAACAACTGTGTGTTATGAAGTTGAAAATGGCATGGAGGCAGCCCAGCTAAATATAGTCCCACTATTTAATTATAGGGCTTCTGGAGCGGCATCAGAAAAGGGAGATTTGAATTTCCAAGTGGTACAAAGGGATGATAAACTATTTTTAATTCCCGAAAAAAACCCAGCTGTTGTAATTAAGTTTATGACCTCTGAAGGTATTTATTTTGACAGAAAAGAGATTCCGACTACCATGGCTGAACCATGCTTCACCATGGAGGGGGACCATTTTTATAGGTTTGAAAGTGTGACAGGATATACAGGTCTTGATAATCATTTTACTCCTTATGAAATCCAGATTAAGTTAGAGCCCTTTGAAAAAAAGAAGTTTTATATTATCTGCACAACGGAGGAGTTCCCCAAGAAAGATGGATTTAAAATAGTGCAAGAATACAAAGACCGAATGAAAGATCTTATAAATAAAGCTGGATATAAAAAAAATCTTGCAAACAGTTTGGTTGAGGCAGCAGATCATTTTATAGTACATAGGCAATCAACAGGGCTTAAAACTATACTTGCAGGTTTACCTTGGTTTACTGATTGGGGTAGAGATACCATGATTGCTTTACAAGGATTGACACTGGCAACAAAAAGGTTTCATGATGCTAGGGAGATACTAGAGTCTTTTTCCCGCTATGTAAAAAACGGGCTTATTCCTAATTTGTTTCCAGATGGCGATGCAGAGCCCATGTACAATACAGTAGATGCATCTATGTGGTATTTCCATTCTGTAGACCAGTATTTAAAATACACAGGTTCAACTGATGACTATGAATTTATCAAAGAGAAGATATATCCTAAATTGAAGGAAATCATAGAGGCTTATAAAAGAGGAACTGATTTTTCCATTGGTATGGACCAAGACAGTTTAATTTTTGCAGGAAATGGTTTTGATCAGGTTACGTGGATGGACGTAAGGGTAGGAGACTGGGTAGTGACACCTAGGCATGGAAAGCCTGTGGAGATAAATGCCCTTTGGTACAATGCCCTACGGGTTATGGCTGATTTGGCTCATAAATTTGATGATAATTCACAGGAATATCTAGAGCTTTCTGAAAAAGTTAAGAAATCATTCAATGAAAAGTTTTGGAATGAAGAGACCCAATGCTTGTACGATGTTGTTGATGGGAATGACGGGAGTATTAGGCCGAACCAAATTTGGGCAGTATCCTTGCCTTATACTATGCTTTCAGGTAGTAAAGCCAAGCAGGTTGTGGATGTGGTACATAAACATCTTTACTCAACCTATGGGCTTAAGTCCTTATCAAACAACGATCCACAGTATAAAGGTAAATACATAGGCAAACTTATAAATCGCGATGGAGCTTATCATATGGGAACAACTTGGACCTTCCCCCTAGGTGGATTTATATCAGCCTACTGTAAAGTTAACAATTATTCAAAGGAAGCCATATTGAAAGCCAAAGATATGTGTGAGGTTTTTGAAGACCATCTTCGTGATGGCTGTATAAATGGCATAGCAGAGATTTTCGACGGTGACTTCAGTTCTGTAAGTAGAGGTTGCTTTTCCCAAGCTTGGAGTGTGTCAGAAATTCTAAGAGCATATACAGAAGATGTTTTACCAAACCTATAA
- a CDS encoding DEAD/DEAH box helicase, producing MSDNNNWISDLGLKEFLHTVWEKSGFKEPTDVQKQAVPLILNGKDVVAESPTGTGKTLAYLLPILEKLDPKQKNIQALVLAPSHELAMQIYQVIGEWTQGSDIKSASFIGGANVKKQLESLKDKPQIAVGTVGRIIELINMKKMKMHEVKTIVVDEFDVLIAQEHVNKLKLIIKSTLKDRQILCFSATLSEKTEEIAREIMKEPKIVQVKRIKENSATEHVYVICEEREKIDTLLKVVRTEEMKALIFINDIHKISEIEAKLLFKGMSLGVITGNSSKKERMESIRDFRSGKLSLLVATDVSARGLDIQGLTHVVNFDLPHDSKQYIHRSGRTGRMGAKGTVVSLLTNKEENILKRICSKLDISLGEKKLFSGKLVDDRNFNRK from the coding sequence ATGAGTGATAATAATAACTGGATCTCGGACTTAGGTCTAAAGGAATTTTTACATACAGTTTGGGAGAAGTCAGGCTTCAAAGAGCCTACAGATGTTCAAAAACAAGCTGTGCCCCTTATTTTAAACGGCAAGGATGTAGTAGCAGAGTCGCCCACAGGTACAGGAAAAACTTTGGCCTACCTGTTACCTATATTAGAAAAATTAGATCCAAAACAAAAGAACATACAAGCCTTAGTATTAGCACCATCCCACGAACTTGCTATGCAGATATATCAAGTAATAGGAGAATGGACACAGGGAAGTGATATAAAAAGTGCTTCCTTTATTGGGGGAGCCAATGTAAAGAAACAGCTTGAAAGTCTAAAGGATAAACCGCAAATAGCTGTAGGTACAGTTGGACGCATTATAGAATTAATCAACATGAAGAAAATGAAGATGCATGAGGTAAAAACAATTGTTGTGGATGAATTTGATGTGCTTATCGCCCAAGAGCATGTAAATAAATTAAAGCTTATTATTAAGAGTACCCTAAAAGATAGGCAGATCCTTTGCTTTTCTGCAACCTTATCAGAAAAAACAGAGGAAATTGCCAGGGAAATAATGAAAGAACCGAAAATAGTCCAAGTGAAGAGGATAAAAGAAAACTCTGCCACAGAACATGTCTATGTCATTTGTGAAGAAAGAGAAAAGATTGACACATTGCTAAAGGTAGTTCGAACTGAGGAAATGAAAGCTTTGATATTTATAAATGATATACATAAGATATCTGAGATTGAGGCTAAATTACTTTTTAAAGGCATGAGTTTAGGTGTTATAACAGGAAATTCCTCTAAAAAAGAGAGGATGGAGTCCATAAGGGATTTTCGCTCAGGGAAGTTATCCCTACTGGTTGCAACAGATGTTTCTGCCAGGGGGCTAGATATTCAGGGGTTGACACACGTGGTTAACTTTGACCTGCCCCATGATTCTAAACAGTATATTCACCGCAGTGGAAGAACTGGAAGAATGGGAGCAAAGGGAACAGTAGTATCACTATTAACAAATAAGGAAGAAAACATACTAAAAAGAATTTGTAGCAAGTTGGATATAAGCCTAGGTGAAAAGAAGCTTTTCTCTGGCAAACTAGTTGATGATAGAAATTTTAATAGAAAGTAG
- a CDS encoding ABC transporter ATP-binding protein, with amino-acid sequence MVLGGGTQRGHRGAPVVKARNTKKTLTTLWTYFEEQRKLLLLLLGVILISTGIGLWVPYLIGQAISILDGMDEGQGLTLLWLILLPLIAAYVVDAFIHVIQEWVMAGVSQKVVLKLRKSLFEKLQKLPISFFDVRTHGEIMSRLSNDIENVSGTIAQSTTQLMSSMLTITGSFVMMLILSPLLTLASVITIPLVYLVTKSIAKKTRLYFRHQQEHLGRLNGHIEEMVSGISVVKAFNQEEKVIKQFNEINNELCEVGIKAQVWSGFMMPLMNVIKNIGFTAVAAVGGILAVRGMIEIWIIASFIIYSRQFVRPLNEVATIFNTLQSAMAGAERVFEVMEEDEEPANKPKAETIKNPKGHITFDNVSFSYNTGEEVLKDISFEVKPGSSIALVGPTGAGKTTIVNLLTRFYDVNKGSILIDGKDIRDYTRDSLRESFGVVLQDTYLFSGTIKENIRYGRLEATDEEVKRAAVLARADVFIRRLPKGYDTMLSESGANLSQGQRQLLAIARAILVDPSILILDEATSNVDTRTELHIQAAMLELMKNRTSFIIAHRLSTIRDADIIMVIDNGRIVESGNHDYLIDKKGIYHKLYMSQFKNIAT; translated from the coding sequence ATGGTTTTAGGTGGAGGGACCCAGAGGGGGCATAGGGGAGCTCCAGTGGTTAAAGCAAGAAATACCAAAAAGACCCTCACAACCCTTTGGACTTACTTTGAAGAACAAAGAAAACTTCTTCTACTATTATTGGGAGTGATTTTAATCAGTACTGGTATAGGACTGTGGGTACCATATCTAATAGGCCAGGCTATATCTATTTTAGATGGAATGGATGAAGGTCAAGGACTGACATTACTGTGGCTTATTTTGTTACCTCTAATTGCTGCATATGTGGTGGATGCATTTATTCATGTAATTCAAGAATGGGTAATGGCTGGAGTATCCCAGAAAGTGGTGTTAAAACTTAGAAAATCGTTGTTTGAAAAGCTACAGAAGCTACCTATCTCCTTTTTTGATGTCAGGACCCATGGGGAGATTATGAGTCGCCTTTCAAATGACATTGAAAACGTTAGTGGTACAATAGCTCAGTCTACAACTCAGCTTATGTCTAGCATGCTGACTATAACAGGATCCTTCGTTATGATGCTTATTTTAAGTCCATTACTTACTTTGGCCAGTGTTATAACAATCCCACTGGTATATCTAGTTACAAAAAGTATTGCTAAAAAAACTAGGCTCTACTTTAGACATCAACAGGAACATTTAGGAAGACTTAACGGCCATATAGAAGAGATGGTTTCGGGAATATCTGTAGTAAAAGCCTTTAATCAAGAAGAAAAAGTTATAAAACAATTTAATGAAATAAACAATGAGCTTTGTGAAGTGGGCATAAAAGCCCAGGTTTGGTCAGGCTTTATGATGCCTTTAATGAATGTAATAAAAAACATAGGATTTACTGCAGTTGCAGCGGTGGGTGGTATTCTAGCTGTAAGGGGAATGATTGAAATATGGATTATTGCCAGTTTTATAATTTACTCTAGGCAATTTGTAAGACCGTTAAATGAAGTGGCCACAATATTCAATACCCTGCAATCTGCCATGGCCGGTGCAGAGAGGGTATTTGAAGTTATGGAAGAAGATGAAGAACCTGCCAATAAGCCCAAGGCAGAAACAATAAAGAATCCCAAGGGACATATTACATTTGATAATGTTTCATTTAGTTACAATACAGGTGAAGAAGTGCTTAAAGACATTAGTTTTGAAGTAAAGCCAGGAAGTAGTATTGCCCTAGTGGGGCCAACAGGTGCGGGAAAGACTACCATAGTAAACCTTCTTACAAGGTTTTATGATGTAAACAAAGGTAGCATTTTAATAGATGGGAAAGACATAAGGGACTATACGAGGGATAGCCTAAGGGAGTCCTTTGGTGTTGTGCTTCAAGACACTTACTTATTTTCAGGTACTATAAAGGAAAACATAAGATATGGCAGGCTAGAAGCCACTGATGAAGAAGTGAAAAGAGCAGCAGTGCTGGCAAGGGCAGATGTCTTTATTAGGCGTTTGCCTAAGGGGTATGACACTATGCTCTCTGAAAGTGGTGCAAACCTTAGCCAAGGACAACGTCAACTCCTGGCAATCGCTAGGGCAATACTTGTAGATCCATCTATTTTGATACTCGATGAAGCTACCAGTAATGTTGATACACGTACTGAACTGCATATCCAAGCTGCTATGCTTGAACTGATGAAGAACCGTACTAGCTTTATAATAGCCCACAGACTAAGTACCATAAGGGATGCAGATATAATAATGGTGATTGATAATGGAAGGATTGTTGAAAGTGGTAACCATGATTATTTAATTGACAAAAAAGGGATATATCATAAGCTATATATGAGCCAATTTAAAAATATAGCCACGTGA
- a CDS encoding MYG1 family protein, translating into MVLINNHKSKRTLGTHDGRFHADEVMATAILKELYQVEVIRTRDEEILSKQDLVYDVGGGEFDHHGIEKVYRDDGTPYAASGLVWAKFGKEVISYIEPKLDSEEVEEVFQFIDRVLIKGIDALDNGLRPEKSDIRLLSIVSIISNFNPQWDSEKSEYEAFNEAVELASIVLKNTIEQRLSVLRAKEIVIKAYENRESPEILVLDVLCPYDETLRDIDENHEVLFVVYPRKDSYALQTIRGRGGKDKKPLPEEWAGKENEELASITGVDDAIFCHTGRFIVVAQSFEGIMELAKIALKEKDKQIKKEQNKSRFRLSVRFSNR; encoded by the coding sequence GTGGTACTTATTAATAACCATAAAAGCAAAAGAACACTTGGTACCCATGACGGGCGATTTCATGCAGATGAAGTAATGGCCACTGCTATCTTAAAGGAACTATACCAAGTAGAGGTTATACGAACTAGGGACGAAGAAATACTTAGTAAGCAAGACTTAGTCTATGATGTAGGTGGAGGTGAATTCGACCATCATGGTATTGAAAAGGTTTACAGGGATGATGGAACTCCTTACGCCGCATCGGGTCTAGTTTGGGCTAAATTTGGGAAAGAAGTTATAAGTTACATTGAGCCAAAGCTAGATAGTGAAGAGGTAGAAGAGGTATTTCAGTTTATTGATAGGGTACTAATAAAAGGTATAGATGCCCTAGATAATGGCCTGAGACCAGAAAAAAGTGATATAAGACTATTAAGTATTGTTTCGATAATAAGCAACTTTAATCCCCAGTGGGACTCTGAAAAATCTGAGTATGAAGCCTTTAATGAGGCAGTAGAGTTAGCGTCAATAGTACTAAAGAATACAATAGAGCAAAGACTTTCTGTGCTACGGGCAAAAGAGATCGTTATCAAAGCATATGAAAACAGGGAAAGTCCTGAAATTTTAGTGTTAGATGTACTGTGCCCTTATGATGAAACCTTAAGGGATATTGATGAAAACCATGAGGTTTTATTTGTTGTATATCCACGAAAAGATAGTTATGCATTACAAACCATCAGAGGACGCGGAGGAAAAGATAAGAAACCTCTACCTGAAGAATGGGCTGGAAAAGAGAATGAAGAACTAGCTAGTATTACAGGGGTGGATGATGCGATTTTTTGCCATACAGGAAGATTTATTGTGGTGGCCCAATCCTTTGAAGGGATAATGGAATTAGCTAAAATAGCACTAAAAGAAAAAGATAAACAAATTAAAAAGGAACAAAATAAAAGTAGGTTTAGGTTAAGCGTTAGGTTTAGTAATAGATAG
- a CDS encoding NAD(P)-dependent oxidoreductase, whose translation MNFNKIVSVDNTGLAEPHRSRLYNFSEKVIFHEDYPKTNAEIINRIGDAQCVLVSWNTPIDKEVINSCPNLKYIGMCCSLIDEKSANVDIVAAKERGITVLGVRDYGDEGVVEFVLSELVRLLHGFGPHQWKRESLELTNQKIGIIGMGTLGKMLAKGALLFGMEVFYYNRSRKVDIENLGVKYLNLKDLLKEVDILTTHLPKNTVILGEEEFKVFGNNKILINTTLEPTFNVDIFKKWIEHGGNYGIFDKVAMGKYYTELKGLDRVIYTDKVSGFTSQAKVRLSMKVVENIEKFFTDNGYFGG comes from the coding sequence ATGAATTTCAATAAAATCGTATCTGTTGACAATACAGGTTTAGCGGAACCACATAGGTCTAGGCTATACAACTTTTCGGAAAAGGTCATATTCCATGAAGATTACCCCAAGACAAATGCTGAAATTATAAACAGAATTGGAGATGCCCAGTGTGTGTTGGTTTCCTGGAATACTCCCATAGATAAAGAGGTTATAAATAGCTGTCCAAATTTAAAGTACATAGGTATGTGTTGCAGCCTCATAGACGAAAAGAGTGCAAATGTGGATATAGTGGCTGCTAAAGAACGTGGCATAACAGTACTGGGTGTTAGAGACTATGGTGACGAGGGGGTTGTGGAGTTTGTCTTAAGTGAGTTAGTAAGACTACTTCATGGCTTCGGACCACACCAATGGAAGCGGGAAAGCTTAGAGCTAACTAATCAAAAGATAGGAATTATTGGGATGGGCACACTGGGTAAGATGCTAGCTAAAGGGGCTCTTTTATTTGGGATGGAAGTGTTTTATTATAATCGCAGCAGGAAAGTGGATATTGAAAATCTAGGGGTAAAATATCTAAACCTAAAGGATCTACTTAAAGAAGTAGATATATTGACAACCCACTTGCCCAAAAATACTGTTATACTTGGGGAAGAGGAGTTTAAAGTATTTGGTAATAACAAGATACTAATAAACACTACCTTAGAACCTACCTTCAATGTGGATATATTTAAAAAATGGATAGAGCATGGGGGTAATTATGGTATCTTTGATAAGGTTGCTATGGGTAAGTACTACACTGAACTTAAAGGGCTAGATAGAGTTATATATACAGACAAGGTTTCAGGCTTTACCAGCCAGGCAAAGGTAAGGCTTTCAATGAAGGTTGTAGAAAACATAGAAAAGTTTTTCACTGATAATGGATATTTTGGAGGGTAA
- a CDS encoding pyridoxamine 5'-phosphate oxidase family protein has product MNNNLNNVQLRENIMDFLQEHMDGSLATVKNGMPRCSPVRYFIGDDMEVYILSAGGEKFNAIKENPNVCLLVNSEYLDHRRIKGVQVFGKATTSLSEPDLYHEAIGYAPDPFLMEREKSQLRVIKVVPEEVVYLDALKDGDRTKQTLKTEDIFHEQGQMVMDDIQTYIPSLD; this is encoded by the coding sequence TTGAACAATAACTTAAACAATGTACAGCTTAGGGAAAATATTATGGACTTTCTGCAAGAACATATGGATGGATCACTGGCAACTGTAAAAAATGGCATGCCCCGTTGCAGCCCAGTTCGTTATTTCATAGGAGATGATATGGAAGTTTATATACTATCTGCAGGGGGAGAAAAGTTTAATGCTATTAAGGAAAACCCAAATGTTTGCTTGCTAGTAAATAGTGAGTACCTAGACCATAGAAGAATAAAAGGGGTTCAAGTATTTGGAAAAGCTACAACTAGCTTATCAGAACCTGACCTTTACCATGAGGCTATTGGGTACGCACCAGATCCATTTCTTATGGAAAGGGAAAAGAGTCAGCTTAGGGTTATAAAGGTCGTTCCAGAAGAGGTTGTGTATTTAGATGCCCTAAAAGATGGTGATAGGACAAAACAGACTCTAAAAACAGAAGATATTTTCCATGAGCAAGGTCAGATGGTAATGGACGATATACAAACCTATATACCCTCCCTTGACTAA
- a CDS encoding aldose 1-epimerase family protein: protein MITLENEKVVVRAKSQGAELTSILLKEDNTEYLWQGNPKFWARHAPILFPIVGKLVDNTCCIDNKTYNMSQHGFARDMEFEVISQSDTEVVFVLNSSEETLRKYPYFFDLRVIYKVINNDIVITYIVKNTGSEDMYFSIGAHPAFNWPFGPDGIQDGYYLEFEQAETIGSRVLNEGVISNNVAPVLNNQNIIQLDTSLFKDDALILQGLNSNKVSIKTNSSRKSVTVDFNGFPYLGIWSKPEGAPFVCIEPWFGIADTESSTGNIKEKEGILRLNPGKEFSCEYKITVK from the coding sequence TTGATTACATTAGAAAATGAGAAGGTCGTTGTAAGGGCAAAATCTCAAGGCGCTGAGTTAACAAGCATCCTTTTAAAGGAAGATAATACTGAGTATCTGTGGCAAGGAAATCCGAAGTTTTGGGCTAGACATGCACCCATACTTTTCCCCATTGTGGGTAAACTTGTGGATAACACTTGCTGTATTGATAACAAAACATATAATATGTCTCAACATGGTTTTGCTAGGGATATGGAATTTGAAGTAATTAGCCAGTCAGATACAGAAGTGGTTTTTGTTCTCAATAGTAGTGAAGAAACCCTTAGAAAATATCCCTATTTTTTTGATCTTAGGGTTATTTATAAAGTTATTAACAATGACATTGTTATTACCTACATAGTTAAAAATACAGGTAGTGAAGACATGTACTTTAGCATAGGGGCACACCCCGCCTTTAATTGGCCCTTTGGCCCTGATGGCATTCAAGATGGCTATTATTTAGAGTTTGAACAAGCAGAAACCATAGGCAGTAGGGTTTTGAACGAAGGAGTAATATCCAATAATGTAGCACCTGTATTAAATAACCAAAATATTATCCAATTAGATACATCTCTCTTTAAAGATGATGCTTTAATACTACAGGGTCTTAATTCCAATAAGGTATCTATTAAGACCAATTCCTCAAGGAAATCCGTTACAGTTGATTTTAACGGTTTCCCTTACTTAGGAATATGGAGCAAGCCAGAAGGAGCCCCTTTTGTTTGCATAGAGCCATGGTTTGGCATAGCTGACACCGAAAGCTCCACAGGAAATATTAAAGAAAAAGAGGGGATCCTAAGACTTAACCCAGGGAAAGAGTTCAGTTGTGAATATAAAATTACTGTTAAGTAA
- a CDS encoding ABC transporter ATP-binding protein has protein sequence MGFMNKYVKKYWKLFLLSVSFLVVEAVGDLLQPTIMANMVDVGVANSDMDYVLRMGGIMLLVTAFGAIGAVGRNIVSSHTSQRFGADLRSDLFKKVQSLSSHSLNNFDTASLITRLTYDITQVKDFVHRMMRIFVKAPILCIGSIIMAVYLSPPMSLVLAIVVPVIGVLIIFNLKIGYPFFRKVQKAMDKLNGVMREHLGGIRVVKAFNRSEYENKRFKGANNHLASVTKKAMGVMAVFSPSITLTVNLGIVAVLWFGGYSVRAGNMEVGKVIAFINYMTQILHSLMVISRVFNNSVRAKASAHRIEEVFTHENTIENKPGALYTSRGTGLVEFCDVSFSYGDTSEPVLENITFSCLPGETVGIIGSTGSGKSTLVNLIPRFYDVGSGNIKINGVDIKDIQTDNLREKIAIVPQKTLLFTGTILDNIKWGKENATDLEVEQAAQIAEAHSFITSFPKGYQTLLGQGGINLSGGQKQRVSIARALIKKPEILIMDDSTSAVDVTTEGKIREGLKKYASTLTCIIIAQRISSVVTADKIVVLDEGKVVGIGKHGDLIKQCSVYQDIFRSQIGKEAV, from the coding sequence ATGGGGTTTATGAATAAATATGTAAAGAAATATTGGAAGCTTTTTTTATTGTCAGTGAGCTTTTTGGTTGTAGAGGCAGTAGGTGATCTCTTGCAACCAACAATCATGGCAAACATGGTAGATGTGGGTGTTGCAAACAGTGATATGGACTATGTTCTAAGGATGGGAGGTATAATGCTATTAGTTACAGCTTTTGGGGCAATTGGAGCTGTAGGTAGAAATATTGTATCTAGCCATACTTCCCAAAGGTTTGGAGCTGATTTAAGGTCAGACCTTTTTAAGAAGGTTCAATCATTGTCCTCCCATAGCTTAAATAATTTTGACACTGCTTCACTTATAACTAGGCTTACCTATGATATTACTCAGGTGAAGGATTTTGTCCACCGAATGATGAGAATATTTGTTAAGGCTCCTATACTTTGCATTGGTAGTATTATAATGGCAGTATACTTAAGTCCACCTATGTCTTTGGTCTTAGCCATTGTGGTGCCCGTTATCGGTGTTTTGATAATCTTTAACCTCAAAATTGGTTACCCCTTTTTTCGCAAAGTGCAAAAGGCCATGGACAAACTAAATGGTGTAATGCGTGAACATCTAGGAGGCATAAGGGTAGTCAAGGCTTTTAATCGTTCTGAATACGAAAATAAAAGGTTTAAAGGGGCAAACAATCATTTGGCATCTGTGACAAAAAAGGCCATGGGAGTAATGGCCGTATTCTCCCCTTCAATAACATTGACAGTAAATTTGGGAATTGTGGCTGTACTTTGGTTCGGGGGTTATTCAGTTAGAGCAGGTAATATGGAAGTAGGTAAGGTTATCGCATTTATAAATTATATGACACAGATACTACACTCACTTATGGTAATATCCCGTGTATTTAATAACTCAGTAAGGGCTAAGGCTTCAGCCCACAGGATAGAAGAGGTATTTACCCATGAAAATACTATTGAAAATAAACCAGGTGCTTTATACACAAGTAGGGGTACTGGGCTAGTGGAATTCTGTGATGTAAGTTTTTCCTATGGGGATACCAGCGAACCTGTACTTGAAAATATAACTTTTAGTTGTTTGCCAGGGGAAACTGTGGGAATTATAGGCTCCACGGGTTCTGGAAAAAGTACCCTAGTAAACTTGATACCAAGGTTTTACGATGTAGGTTCAGGAAATATAAAGATAAATGGAGTAGACATTAAAGATATACAAACAGATAATCTTAGGGAGAAAATAGCCATAGTTCCACAAAAGACACTTCTCTTTACTGGTACTATTTTGGATAATATTAAATGGGGTAAGGAAAATGCCACAGATTTGGAAGTTGAGCAAGCAGCTCAAATAGCTGAGGCCCACAGTTTTATTACTTCATTTCCCAAGGGGTACCAAACCCTTTTAGGACAAGGAGGTATAAACCTCTCAGGTGGACAAAAGCAGAGGGTTTCTATAGCTAGAGCCCTAATAAAGAAACCTGAAATTCTTATAATGGATGATAGTACTAGCGCAGTAGATGTGACAACCGAGGGTAAAATCAGGGAAGGACTTAAAAAATATGCTTCTACTTTAACATGCATAATTATTGCCCAAAGGATATCATCTGTTGTAACCGCAGACAAAATAGTGGTACTAGATGAAGGGAAAGTCGTTGGTATAGGCAAACATGGGGATCTAATAAAGCAATGTAGTGTATACCAGGATATATTTAGATCCCAGATTGGAAAGGAGGCGGTTTAG